From one Zhongshania sp. R06B22 genomic stretch:
- the rraA gene encoding ribonuclease E activity regulator RraA, with product MHNISTPDLCDEHGDNVRVIEGQFHHYGGKQNFHGPVATIKCFEDNSKVAERVKEAGHGRVLVVDGGASPRRSLLGDNLAKAAADNGWAGIVIYGYLRDVEEIATMPIGIMALGCVPRKTEKLGDGRCDIQLEFGGTTIGAGEYLYADLSGIIVSSEALVTP from the coding sequence ATGCATAATATATCCACCCCAGATCTCTGTGATGAACACGGCGACAACGTCCGCGTTATTGAAGGCCAATTCCATCACTACGGTGGCAAACAAAATTTTCACGGCCCGGTTGCCACCATCAAATGCTTTGAAGACAATTCCAAAGTGGCAGAGCGAGTAAAGGAAGCCGGTCACGGCCGCGTATTAGTCGTAGATGGCGGCGCCTCACCGCGGCGCTCATTACTCGGCGATAATCTCGCCAAGGCCGCTGCCGACAATGGCTGGGCCGGCATTGTTATTTATGGCTATCTTCGCGATGTTGAAGAAATTGCGACCATGCCGATAGGCATTATGGCGCTGGGCTGCGTGCCGCGCAAAACCGAAAAACTAGGTGATGGTCGCTGTGATATTCAACTCGAATTTGGCGGCACCACGATTGGCGCCGGCGAGTATCTCTACGCAGATCTAAGCGGTATTATCGTGTCATCAGAGGCGCTAGTAACGCCGTAA
- a CDS encoding isocitrate lyase, with the protein MSTLQADIQAVAALKQEGGSSWDAINPESAARMRAQNKFKTGLDIAKYTADIMRADMAAFDKDKTKYTQSLGCWHGFIGQQKMISIKKHFNGKTDRRYLYLSGWMVAALRSAFGPLPDQSMHEKTVVADLVRELYTFLRQADARELGGLFRALDAAREAGDTAEEAKIQDQIDNHVTHVVPIVADIDAGFGNAEATYLMAKQMIEAGACCLQIENQVADEKQCGHQDGKVTVPHADFHNKLRALRYAFLELGVDNGVIVARTDSEGAGLTKEIAVVKEPGDQGDVYNSFLDVEEINVADMAEGDVCFNRNGKLVRPKRLPSGLYQFREGTGHERCVFDCIEAINAGADLLWIETAVPTVHEIKGMMDDVRKVHPDAKLVYNNSPSFNWTLNFRQQTFDTWTAEGKDVSAYDRASLMSAEYDETELAAVADARIKTFQADTAREANVFHHLITLPTYHTAALSTDNLAKEYFGEQGMLGYVAGVQRKEIRQGIACVKHQNMSGSDMGDDHKEYYAGELALKAGGAKNTSNQFG; encoded by the coding sequence ATGTCAACTCTACAAGCAGACATCCAAGCAGTTGCCGCACTTAAGCAAGAAGGCGGAAGCAGCTGGGACGCCATCAACCCTGAATCTGCAGCACGTATGCGTGCACAGAACAAATTCAAAACTGGCCTAGACATTGCCAAGTACACTGCCGACATCATGCGCGCAGACATGGCAGCGTTTGACAAAGACAAGACCAAATACACTCAGTCTCTGGGTTGCTGGCACGGCTTTATCGGTCAGCAGAAGATGATTTCTATCAAGAAACACTTCAACGGCAAAACCGATCGCCGCTACTTATACCTGTCTGGTTGGATGGTTGCTGCACTGCGCTCTGCATTCGGTCCCCTGCCTGACCAGTCAATGCACGAAAAAACAGTTGTTGCCGACCTAGTACGCGAGCTGTACACCTTCCTGCGCCAAGCCGATGCACGTGAACTGGGCGGTCTGTTCCGCGCCCTAGATGCTGCTCGCGAAGCTGGCGACACTGCTGAAGAAGCCAAGATCCAAGATCAAATCGACAACCATGTTACTCACGTAGTACCTATCGTTGCTGACATCGACGCTGGTTTCGGTAACGCCGAAGCGACTTACCTGATGGCCAAGCAAATGATCGAAGCTGGCGCTTGCTGCCTGCAGATCGAAAACCAAGTTGCTGACGAAAAGCAGTGCGGTCACCAGGACGGCAAAGTAACCGTACCCCACGCCGACTTCCACAATAAGCTGCGCGCACTGCGTTACGCTTTCTTGGAGCTGGGTGTCGACAACGGCGTTATCGTTGCACGTACCGACTCTGAAGGCGCTGGCCTGACCAAAGAAATCGCTGTTGTTAAAGAGCCAGGCGATCAGGGCGACGTATACAACTCTTTCCTTGATGTTGAAGAAATCAACGTAGCTGACATGGCTGAAGGCGACGTATGCTTCAACCGTAACGGCAAGCTAGTTCGTCCTAAGCGCTTGCCTTCTGGCTTGTACCAATTCCGCGAAGGCACTGGCCACGAGCGTTGCGTATTCGACTGTATCGAAGCTATCAATGCTGGCGCTGACCTGCTGTGGATTGAAACAGCCGTTCCGACCGTTCACGAAATCAAAGGCATGATGGACGATGTTCGTAAAGTTCACCCAGATGCGAAGTTGGTTTACAACAACTCTCCTTCTTTCAACTGGACTCTGAACTTCCGTCAGCAAACTTTCGATACTTGGACTGCTGAAGGCAAAGACGTATCTGCTTACGATCGTGCGAGCCTGATGTCAGCTGAATACGACGAAACTGAATTGGCTGCAGTCGCTGATGCTCGCATCAAGACTTTCCAAGCAGATACTGCTCGTGAAGCGAACGTATTCCACCACCTGATCACTCTGCCGACTTACCACACTGCTGCGTTGTCTACTGACAACCTTGCTAAAGAGTACTTCGGTGAGCAAGGTATGCTGGGTTATGTTGCTGGCGTACAGCGTAAAGAAATCCGTCAAGGTATTGCCTGTGTTAAGCACCAAAACATGTCTGGCTCAGACATGGGTGACGACCACAAAGAATACTATGCTGGTGAACTTGCACTGAAAGCTGGCGGCGCGAAAAACACGTCTAACCAGTTCGGCTAA
- a CDS encoding outer membrane beta-barrel protein: MLNKKTILIAAGFTSALAAGPLLAKDFSYTYVEGGFADVEIANDDADQVYLGGSLALDKNIFVRGSLGNLDYNRNQEFDTVTIGVGSASRMSDRSDLVVALDYGFAESESTNPLLDNIDVDTLTGSVMSRTWLTNNIEGNLSAGLAYQDVDGDSDSGAVLGAGLRVYFIPQFSVAANISRSFVGDYDTDSVGINARLQF, translated from the coding sequence ATGTTAAATAAGAAAACGATACTAATTGCTGCGGGTTTCACTAGCGCACTTGCTGCAGGGCCTTTGCTGGCAAAAGATTTTAGCTATACCTATGTTGAAGGTGGCTTTGCCGATGTCGAAATCGCCAATGACGATGCAGATCAGGTGTACCTTGGCGGTTCCTTGGCTTTAGATAAAAATATTTTTGTTCGCGGCTCACTCGGCAATCTTGACTACAATAGAAACCAAGAGTTCGACACCGTCACTATTGGTGTTGGCAGTGCAAGTAGAATGTCTGATCGCAGCGATTTAGTGGTGGCTTTGGATTATGGTTTTGCTGAGTCAGAAAGTACAAATCCGCTGTTAGATAATATAGATGTCGACACCTTAACGGGTAGCGTAATGTCACGTACGTGGCTCACTAATAACATCGAAGGTAACTTAAGCGCAGGTCTGGCTTATCAAGATGTTGATGGTGATTCTGACTCGGGCGCGGTATTGGGTGCCGGTTTGCGGGTTTACTTTATTCCGCAGTTTTCGGTAGCGGCTAATATCAGCCGCAGTTTTGTCGGGGACTATGATACGGATTCGGTAGGCATTAACGCTCGTTTACAGTTCTAA
- the dtd gene encoding D-aminoacyl-tRNA deacylase has product MKALLQRVRSASVEIDGQCVGAIEQGLLIFLGLEKHDDEAAAEKLMARILAYRVFADGEGRMNKSLSDINGGVLLVSQFTLAADTKKGLRPGFSTAAEPARAEQLYEFALAHLRSVHAAVASGRFGGDMQVSLVNDGPVTFMLEA; this is encoded by the coding sequence ATGAAAGCATTACTACAGCGCGTGCGCTCCGCTAGCGTGGAGATAGATGGTCAATGTGTGGGTGCCATTGAGCAGGGCTTGTTGATTTTTCTTGGTTTAGAAAAACATGATGACGAAGCGGCAGCGGAAAAATTGATGGCGCGAATTTTGGCCTATCGAGTGTTTGCCGATGGCGAGGGTCGAATGAATAAATCGCTTTCTGATATTAATGGTGGGGTGTTACTTGTATCGCAGTTCACTTTGGCGGCGGATACCAAAAAGGGACTGCGCCCTGGCTTTTCGACGGCAGCGGAACCTGCCCGAGCGGAGCAGCTATACGAGTTTGCGCTGGCTCACTTACGCAGTGTGCACGCTGCGGTGGCGAGCGGCCGCTTTGGTGGTGACATGCAAGTCAGTCTAGTTAATGATGGGCCAGTGACATTTATGCTGGAGGCATAA
- the aceK gene encoding bifunctional isocitrate dehydrogenase kinase/phosphatase — translation MTTNTRRLAMAILNGFDAFFAEYKNITLGAQARFEAADWHGAQKAIRDRLVLWKEKRAIVAEAAYTITGGSVENRDNWEIAKQEYAELIQNHDNYEIAQSFFNSIYCHVFDHEKIRDIHTFALTSNHERPPIASDSILKRYRFNGDNAASIVRSMLDDCEFNIPWEDQERDIGFIMKVVNQVLIPKIRDNGKEVVVETLESLFFRNKAAYLVGRIVSGDFNMPFVLPILHSENKSIFVDTVLHDPDDISILFSFSRSYFMVDTSIPSEYIAFLNRLMPNKEIFELYSAIGMPKHGKTEFYRFAVDDTQNSDAPYIIAPGIKGMVMLVFTRPDFGYVYKVIKDRFTPPKDMSQEHVRQCYSLVKRWDRGGRMADTQEFNNLAFDRRRFSDELLAELEKEAPSKISVSGNALLLKHVYIERKMIPLNLYLKDCDTQQLESVMGEYGNAIKQLAAGNIFPGDMLLKNFGVTRHGRVVFYDYDEICPLTDCNFRKLPEPKNDEQAMATQPWYEVNPEDVFPEEFRLFFSGNQRAKKVFDSLHSDLYDPAYWQGLQQTIRNGYVADVFPYRKKQRFQQRPSF, via the coding sequence GTGACCACCAATACTCGCCGGCTTGCCATGGCTATATTAAATGGCTTTGATGCGTTTTTCGCGGAATACAAAAACATCACCCTTGGCGCCCAAGCGCGTTTTGAGGCCGCCGACTGGCATGGTGCCCAAAAGGCAATTCGCGACCGGCTAGTGCTCTGGAAGGAAAAGCGCGCCATCGTTGCAGAAGCGGCTTACACCATCACCGGTGGCAGCGTTGAAAATCGCGACAACTGGGAAATAGCAAAACAGGAATACGCCGAACTTATTCAAAATCATGACAATTACGAAATTGCTCAGTCTTTTTTTAACTCCATCTATTGCCATGTTTTTGACCACGAAAAAATCCGTGACATCCACACCTTCGCACTAACTTCGAATCATGAGCGCCCACCGATTGCCAGTGACTCGATACTTAAACGCTATCGCTTTAACGGCGACAATGCCGCCAGCATCGTTCGCTCAATGTTAGACGACTGTGAATTCAATATTCCCTGGGAAGATCAAGAGCGCGATATCGGTTTTATCATGAAGGTGGTCAACCAGGTATTAATTCCAAAAATTCGCGACAATGGCAAAGAAGTGGTCGTGGAAACTCTGGAGTCATTATTCTTTCGTAACAAGGCCGCTTATCTGGTGGGGCGCATTGTCAGCGGCGATTTTAATATGCCCTTTGTGTTACCCATATTGCACAGCGAAAATAAATCTATTTTCGTCGACACGGTATTGCATGACCCAGACGACATCTCGATTCTATTTAGTTTTAGCCGCAGCTATTTTATGGTCGACACCTCTATTCCCTCAGAGTATATCGCCTTTTTAAATCGGCTTATGCCCAACAAAGAAATCTTCGAACTTTATAGCGCCATCGGCATGCCCAAACACGGCAAGACCGAGTTCTATCGCTTTGCCGTCGATGACACCCAAAATAGCGATGCACCCTATATTATCGCTCCGGGAATAAAAGGCATGGTTATGCTGGTATTTACCCGTCCCGACTTCGGCTATGTATATAAAGTCATAAAAGACCGCTTCACACCCCCCAAAGATATGAGCCAAGAACATGTTCGCCAATGCTACAGCTTGGTAAAACGCTGGGATCGCGGCGGACGCATGGCAGACACCCAAGAATTTAATAATTTAGCATTTGATCGTCGCCGCTTCTCCGACGAACTTCTTGCCGAATTAGAAAAAGAAGCCCCCTCTAAAATCAGTGTGAGTGGCAATGCCCTGCTACTAAAGCATGTCTATATAGAACGTAAGATGATTCCCCTCAACCTTTACCTCAAGGACTGCGACACACAGCAACTTGAAAGCGTGATGGGTGAATACGGTAATGCCATTAAACAATTGGCCGCAGGTAATATTTTCCCCGGCGACATGCTGCTGAAAAACTTTGGGGTTACCCGTCACGGTCGCGTGGTGTTCTATGACTACGATGAAATTTGCCCGCTCACCGACTGCAATTTCAGAAAGCTTCCAGAACCCAAAAATGATGAGCAGGCTATGGCCACTCAACCGTGGTATGAAGTCAACCCGGAAGATGTTTTCCCCGAGGAGTTCCGTTTATTCTTTTCTGGCAACCAGCGCGCCAAGAAAGTTTTTGACTCACTACACAGCGATCTATACGACCCCGCATACTGGCAAGGGCTCCAGCAAACCATTCGCAACGGTTATGTGGCAGATGTATTCCCTTACCGGAAGAAGCAGCGCTTCCAACAACGACCATCTTTCTAA
- a CDS encoding LLM class F420-dependent oxidoreductase gives MKLGLLLGYSGAKLTVPMDTVKQAEKLGFDSVWTAEAYGSDAVTPAAWILAQTSTIKVGTAIMQMPARTPAMAAMTAMSLDQLSGGRFIVGLGASGPQVVEGWHGVPYGKPVTRTREYIQIMKEIFERKGPVEFDGVMYQMPYKGPGATGLGKPLKSILHGDPSIPIYTASITPAGVAASAEVADGVFPVWMSPEKYSVLKPSIDKGLEKSGRSKADFDVAPFVGVIMDDNLDGCRHFVKDFLALYIGGMGAKGKNFYTDYASRMGYGDAAEQVQDLYLAGKKDEARDAIPNELVDEVALVGPEARIRERAADWKAASKRGEINSMLLNCAQPEAMEVMADCFL, from the coding sequence ATGAAACTTGGACTATTACTCGGCTATTCGGGCGCAAAACTAACAGTGCCCATGGATACCGTTAAACAGGCTGAAAAACTAGGCTTTGATTCTGTGTGGACAGCCGAGGCCTATGGCTCAGACGCCGTTACTCCTGCGGCGTGGATACTGGCACAAACTAGCACAATTAAAGTGGGCACTGCCATCATGCAAATGCCGGCTCGCACCCCTGCCATGGCGGCAATGACAGCCATGAGCCTAGACCAACTATCCGGCGGCCGCTTTATTGTCGGACTCGGCGCCTCAGGCCCTCAAGTCGTAGAAGGCTGGCATGGCGTCCCCTATGGCAAGCCGGTCACTCGCACCCGTGAATATATTCAAATCATGAAGGAAATATTCGAGCGTAAAGGCCCAGTAGAATTTGACGGTGTTATGTACCAAATGCCCTATAAAGGCCCCGGTGCAACCGGCCTTGGCAAACCCTTAAAGTCGATTTTGCACGGCGACCCAAGCATTCCCATTTATACCGCATCAATAACACCGGCCGGGGTTGCCGCCTCAGCGGAAGTCGCAGACGGCGTATTCCCTGTTTGGATGAGCCCAGAGAAATACTCTGTTCTCAAACCCAGCATAGATAAAGGCCTGGAGAAAAGTGGCCGCAGTAAGGCCGACTTCGATGTTGCTCCCTTTGTTGGCGTTATCATGGACGACAACCTTGACGGCTGTCGTCACTTTGTTAAAGACTTCCTTGCCCTCTATATTGGCGGCATGGGCGCCAAGGGCAAAAATTTCTATACTGACTACGCCTCACGCATGGGCTACGGCGATGCTGCAGAACAAGTACAAGACCTATATCTAGCCGGCAAAAAAGATGAAGCACGCGACGCCATACCCAACGAACTAGTAGATGAAGTTGCCCTTGTCGGCCCCGAAGCGCGTATTCGCGAACGAGCCGCCGACTGGAAGGCAGCATCAAAACGCGGCGAAATAAATTCTATGCTACTCAACTGCGCGCAACCCGAAGCAATGGAAGTCATGGCGGACTGCTTCCTTTAA